The Oncorhynchus nerka isolate Pitt River linkage group LG24, Oner_Uvic_2.0, whole genome shotgun sequence genome has a window encoding:
- the LOC115121029 gene encoding uncharacterized protein LOC115121029 isoform X1, with product MDQEEYFLDFKSLRAKFQDEEVLLLKQPGTKSALPEKPKVLPPPHSPTHCLPSLSSTSHTPSNSHSLPRSAQPSLLSSLQGPGGIASRVIVKEEKKVKSKDKDEVKLLGKKKAEVKAGKEKSDERMNGGKDVVAVRSDLLDQKQKKEADMAMKNKKVSLLSPGGSKGGSVELVDMSPPPINTTKKKGFLGIGKSVKIGKKRKEGRVELLPFPILDIASPDLADPEPVMLLTTFGTPAPPGDIHTVIIPPSPAVHIVHLPPASIPASVLDSPLPLELTHNPVFTLLPPTLKPAPAAETISRYTT from the coding sequence GAAGAATACTTTCTAGACTTCAAGTCCTTGAGGGCAAAGTTCCAGGATGAGGAAGTGTTGCTGCTGAAGCAGCCCGGGACCAAATCTGCTCTCCCTGAGAAACCTAAAGTCCTGCCTCCTCCTCACAGCCCTACACACTGCCTTCCTTCCCTCAGCtccacatcacacacaccctccaactCGCACTCCCTACCGCGCAGTGCTcaaccttccctcctctcctcccttcagggGCCGGGTGGCATCGCATCCAGAGTCATCgtcaaggaggagaagaaggtgaAGAGCAAAGACAAGGATGAGGTGAAATTACTAGGTAAAAAGAAGGCAGAGGTGAAGGCTGGTAAAGAGAAGTCAGATGAAAGGATGAATGGAGGGAAAGATGTTGTAGCGGTGAGGTCAGATCTGCTGGACCAGAAACAGAAGAAAGAAGCAGACATGGCCATGAAGAACAAGAAGGTGTCCCTGCTGTCCCCTGGGGGGTCTAAGGGGGGTAGTGTTGAGCTGGTAGACATGTCACCACCGCCCATAAACACAACAAAGAAGAAGGGTTTTCTGGGCATTGGGAAGTCAGTGAAAatagggaagaagaggaaagaggggagagttGAGCTTCTTCCTTTCCCCATACTGGACATAGCCAGCCCAGACCTGGCTGACCCTGAACCTGTCATGCTTCTAACCACCTTCGGAACACCAGCCCCCCCTGGTGATATACATACCGTCATTATCCCACCTTCCCCAGCAGTACACATTGTTCACTTACCCCCTGCCTCGATACCTGCCTCAGTACTAGATTCCCCCTTACCCCTGGAGCTGACTCATAACCCAGTATTTACCCTGTTACCCCCCACCCTGAAACCTGCACCAGCAGCTGAAACCATTAGTCGTTACACCACCTAA